Proteins co-encoded in one Campylobacter concisus genomic window:
- a CDS encoding DJ-1 family glyoxalase III, with protein sequence MKKVAVILAEGFEEIEALTSVDVLRRAGAIASIVGLNDVNIKGCHNICVKADVTLREMKELDYDAIVLPGGLPGASNLANDTRLKAILQNFDKSNKLICAICAAPMVLESAGVLKDHFVCYPGFEENVRSDKRGYDNGKSVLRDQNIITAKGPAFSMEFALFIVKNLLGDEAYLKVKNDLLYKYLIKIK encoded by the coding sequence ATGAAAAAAGTTGCTGTGATTTTAGCTGAAGGATTTGAGGAGATAGAAGCACTAACTTCTGTTGATGTTTTACGTAGAGCTGGAGCGATAGCTTCTATTGTTGGGCTAAATGACGTAAACATCAAAGGATGTCACAATATATGCGTAAAAGCTGATGTGACACTTCGCGAGATGAAAGAGCTAGACTACGATGCGATCGTCCTTCCTGGCGGACTTCCAGGAGCTAGCAATCTAGCAAACGATACAAGGCTCAAAGCAATCTTGCAAAATTTTGATAAAAGCAATAAGCTTATTTGTGCCATTTGTGCTGCTCCTATGGTGCTTGAGAGTGCTGGTGTGCTAAAAGATCATTTTGTTTGTTATCCAGGATTTGAAGAAAATGTAAGAAGTGATAAAAGGGGTTATGATAATGGCAAGAGTGTATTGAGGGATCAAAATATTATTACAGCAAAAGGTCCTGCTTTTTCAATGGAATTTGCACTTTTTATAGTTAAAAATTTACTTGGCGATGAAGCGTATCTTAAAGTAAAGAATGATTTACTTTATAAATATCTTATAAAGATAAAATAG
- the efp gene encoding elongation factor P, translating into MASYSMGDLKKGLKIEIDGVPYKIVEYQHVKPGKGAAFVRAKIKSFIDGKVLEKTFHAGDKCEQPHLEEKEMQYLYDDGEYCQFMDTVTYEQVAISDEDVGDVKKWMIDGMMVEILFHNGNAIGVEVPQVVELKIVETPPNFKGDTQGGKKPATLESGAVVQIPFHVLEGEVIRVDTVRGEYIERANK; encoded by the coding sequence ATGGCTTCATATTCAATGGGCGATCTAAAAAAGGGACTAAAGATCGAGATCGACGGCGTTCCTTATAAAATCGTAGAATATCAACACGTTAAACCGGGTAAAGGTGCAGCTTTTGTTCGTGCAAAAATTAAATCTTTTATCGATGGAAAAGTGCTTGAAAAGACTTTTCACGCAGGCGATAAATGCGAGCAACCACATCTTGAAGAAAAAGAGATGCAGTATCTTTATGACGATGGTGAATATTGTCAGTTTATGGATACGGTTACTTATGAGCAAGTTGCTATTAGCGATGAGGATGTGGGTGATGTTAAAAAATGGATGATCGATGGCATGATGGTTGAAATTTTATTTCACAATGGCAATGCAATCGGCGTTGAAGTGCCACAAGTAGTTGAGCTAAAGATAGTTGAGACTCCACCAAATTTCAAGGGTGATACGCAAGGTGGTAAAAAGCCAGCTACTCTTGAGAGTGGTGCGGTAGTTCAGATACCATTTCACGTACTTGAGGGCGAGGTTATCCGTGTAGATACTGTTCGTGGCGAGTATATCGAGCGTGCGAATAAATAA
- a CDS encoding RNA recognition motif domain-containing protein, protein MNIYVGNLSYRTTEAELKEAFAQFGEVRRAKIVKDRETDRSKGFGFVEMDDANEGQKAIDALNEKELGGRTLRVNEARPRD, encoded by the coding sequence GTGAATATTTATGTAGGAAATTTGTCGTATAGGACGACAGAGGCAGAATTAAAGGAAGCCTTTGCACAATTTGGTGAAGTAAGGCGAGCAAAAATAGTAAAAGATAGAGAAACTGATCGCTCAAAAGGCTTTGGCTTTGTTGAAATGGACGATGCAAATGAGGGACAAAAAGCTATAGACGCACTAAATGAAAAAGAACTAGGCGGACGTACTTTAAGGGTAAATGAGGCCAGACCAAGGGATTAA
- a CDS encoding glutamate--tRNA ligase family protein → MRPDQGINDYLPPNGGIASRIAPTPSGFLHAGNAYNFILTYLLTRSASGVLYLRIDDYDLSRYRQEFVQNIFNVLDFLEIDYDKGPISVSDFERNFSFKMRSQRYENVLKKLNEIYICECSRTTKNAYKNGIYTKICKNKNLKFIKDKTAIRLSVDESDPLGKLVAEQMGDFVIYKKDFTPAYNFASVIDDEDMGVNLVVRGEDLKACTLAQRYLAKRLNLNFYNANFIHHKLLLKDGKKLSKSSKSPPINLKDSPQIYYKILANDLGLDIKSADKIQNLLYEFKLKNIAKF, encoded by the coding sequence ATGAGGCCAGACCAAGGGATTAATGACTATTTGCCACCAAATGGTGGCATAGCATCCCGCATAGCTCCTACGCCTAGCGGATTTTTGCATGCTGGCAATGCTTATAATTTCATCCTGACTTATCTTTTGACACGTTCGGCAAGTGGCGTTTTGTACTTACGTATTGATGATTATGATCTTAGTAGATACCGGCAAGAATTTGTTCAAAATATCTTTAATGTTTTAGATTTTTTGGAAATTGATTACGACAAAGGTCCAATTAGTGTAAGTGACTTTGAGCGTAATTTTAGCTTTAAGATGAGATCGCAAAGATATGAAAATGTGCTAAAAAAGCTTAATGAAATTTATATCTGCGAATGTTCAAGGACTACAAAAAATGCCTATAAAAACGGCATTTACACTAAAATTTGTAAAAATAAAAATCTAAAATTTATAAAAGACAAGACCGCCATTAGACTAAGCGTTGATGAGAGTGATCCTCTTGGTAAGCTTGTGGCAGAGCAAATGGGCGATTTTGTGATTTACAAAAAAGATTTTACTCCGGCTTACAACTTTGCAAGTGTGATAGATGATGAAGATATGGGCGTAAATTTGGTTGTTAGAGGCGAGGATCTAAAGGCTTGCACGCTAGCTCAAAGATACCTTGCAAAAAGGCTAAATCTTAACTTTTATAATGCTAATTTTATTCATCATAAGCTACTTTTAAAAGATGGCAAAAAGCTCTCAAAAAGCTCAAAATCACCGCCAATTAATCTAAAAGATAGCCCGCAAATTTATTACAAAATTTTGGCAAATGATCTTGGTTTAGATATAAAATCAGCAGACAAAATCCAAAATCTACTTTATGAGTTTAAGCTAAAAAATATTGCAAAATTTTAG
- a CDS encoding SelT/SelW/SelH family (seleno)protein, producing MQVKIIYCNSUNYRPVASRVEDEIKANFSDARVEKVIGDGGNFIVEVDGDVIFSKKDRIGNDEARFPHGEEITTLINKYLKEKSA from the coding sequence ATGCAAGTAAAAATTATTTACTGCAACTCTTGAAACTATCGTCCGGTAGCTTCTCGTGTAGAAGATGAAATAAAAGCGAACTTTAGTGATGCAAGAGTCGAAAAGGTTATAGGTGATGGTGGAAATTTCATCGTCGAGGTTGATGGAGATGTTATATTTTCTAAGAAAGATCGCATCGGAAATGATGAAGCGAGATTTCCTCACGGTGAAGAGATCACAACTCTTATAAACAAATATCTCAAAGAAAAGTCGGCTTAA